The segment GCTGGCGGTGCTCATTTTCATGCTGCCCGAACCCCTGGCGATAGAGCAGAGGCAGTCGATCCATCCAAGAACAATAATGGCAAACTTTCGCCTACTGCTAAGCCAACGCGCCTTTCTTGGCTACACCTTGGTGAATGCGGCCGCTTTTTCCGGGCTGTTCGCGTACCTTTCTGGCTCATCCTTTGTGCTCATCGAGTACATGGGCGTCGCTCCTACGTTGTATGGCGTGCTGTTTACGCTGATTGTCGCGGGCTTCTTCGTCGGCACTCTGGTCAGCGGCCGCTATAGCCACCGCTTGGGTCGTGATCGCCTTATCACTCAGGGAACAGTGGTCTGTGCAACGGGAGGCATCGTCATGGCGGGTTTGGCTGCCGTTGGCGTTCATCATCCGTGGGCGGTAGTGGGGCCGCATATGGTGTTCATGCTGGGAGTAGGCATTTTGATGCCGCAAACAATGGCTGGTGCACTGGCGCCCAACCCTCAGTGTGCAGGCGCGGCGTCTTCTTTATTTGGTTTCTTGCAAATGACGATTGCCGCTGTGGTAGGCGGATTAGTCGGGCAATTCCACGACGGCAGCTCGCGCACCATGGCCTTGACGATCGGGCTGATGGGGCTACTCGCCTTGCTAAGCCACTGGCTGCTGGTACGCCGCCGAAAAGAGACGTAGCTGAATCAACTGTATCTACCTAGCAAAAGGCCACGCATTGCGTGGCCTTTTTTACCTATATTGAGTTGCCTTAAGCAGCTTCGACAGCGATGGTCTTCGAGCGACCTTCACGTAGTTCCTTCAACAACGTCTCACGGCGCTCGTTGGCTTTCTCAGCGGCAGTTTCGCGGACTGGCCCGAAACCACGAATCTCTTCCGGCAGCTTAGCAAGCGCTAAGGCCGTGGCGTGATTCGTGCCATCAAGACGGGCCACTAACTCATCAATCAACTGCTCATAGTCAGCCAATAAAGCGCGGTCGAGCTTCCTGTCAGCGCTGAAGCGGAAAGGGTCAAGCGCGGTATTGCGCAAACCGCGCATCTTGGCCAACGCACCCATTGCCTTCAGCACCCAGGGGCCAAAACGGCGCTTCACCGGACGCCCTTGCGCATCTTTACGACCACCCAGCAGCGGCGGTGCTAAATGGAAGGTTAGCTGGTAATCACCTGAGAACGTCGCTTTGACCTCATCCAGAAAATCGCTCTGGGTGTAAAGGCGCGCCACTTCATACTCATCTTTATACGCCATTAAACGATAGAGCTGATGGGCGACGGCTTCACTCAATGATTGGCCACCTTTTAGCGCGGCTTCTGCTTCACGCACTTTCGTTACCTGAGTAACGTAACGCTCAGCCCAGGCACGGTTCTGATAGCGCTCCAGGTGGCGACTATTACGTGCAACCACGTCGTCCAGTGTGGCATTCGCGGACAGTGGCATCGTGTCCAAATGCTGCTGAAGGTAGTCGGGCTCCACTGCTGCCAAGCGGCCCCAGGCAAATGCCTGACGGTTCTTCTCCACGGCGACGCCATTAAGCTCCAGAGCACGCTGCAGTGCAGGTTCAGAAAGCGGCACCAGCCCCTGCTGCCAGGCAAATCCAAGCATCATCATATTAGAAAATACCGTATCGCCCAGCAGCTGTTCGGCTAGGCGATTGGCATCCAGAGAAGCAAAGCGTTCATCTCCTACCGCTTCACGCAACATGTTAAGGCGCTTGCTGGGCTGCATATCAGCATCGCGATAAAGGACATAATCCGCCGTGGCTAGCTCGGCCAGATTCGCCACAATACGCGTGGTCGGCTGCAGCACATTCAGCGCTTTCTGCGAACTCGCCACAACCATATCGCAAGCGATCATCGCATCGGCCTGACCGGCTTCGATACGTACCTGATTCAGCTCACTGGGCTGGGATGCCAGACGCACATAACTAAGGACTGCCCCGCCTTTTTGCGCAAACCCCATAAAGTCGAGCACGCTGCTGCCCTTGCCTTCCAGGTGAGCTGCCATGGTGATCAGCTGGCCGACAGTCACCACGCCCGTGCCACCAACGCCCCCCACCAGCAAGTCATAAGGGGCCGTCAAAGTGGCAATGGCAGGGTTAGGCAAATGCGCTATACGTTGCCAAAAGGCGTTATCGGCCGTGACGCCCTGGCCTTTACGCAGCCCGCCACCTTCAACAGTGACAAAACTGGGGCAAAAACCACCGACGCAGGACATATCCTTGTTGCAGGACGACTGATCGATTTTGCGCTTGCGACCTAGTTCGGTCTCGCGAGGCACCACCGATAAACAGTTGGACTGTACGGAACAATCACCACAGCCTTCACAAACATGATGGTTAATGAACACTCGGCGGGCTGGGTCTTCCATCAAACCACGCTTGCGCCGACGACGCTTCTCAGCCGCGCATGCTTGGTCATAAATCAATACGGTGCAGCCAGGAATTTCGCGCAGTTCACGCTGCAACGTGTCCATTTCTTCGCGGCCGTGAAAGGTAACGCCCTTGGGGAATTCCTTTTCATGCCCCCGGTATTTCTCCGGTTCGTCACTGACCACCATGACTCGGCGAACGCCTTCATCCAGCGATTGCCGAGCAATCATGGGCACGTTGATTTGCCCATCCACAGGTTGGCCGCCCGTCATGGCGACTGCGTCGTTGAATAAAATTTTGTAGGTAATATTGACGTTGGCAGCCACTGCTTGGCGCACCGCCATTGAGCCCGAGTGAAACCAGGTGCCTTCGCCTAAGTTCTGGAAAATATGACCGTTGCCGGTAAAGCGGCTCTTGCCCACCCAGTTAACACCTTCGCCACCCATCTGAATTAACGATTCGGTGCTGCGGTCCATCCACGACGCCATAAAATGACAGCCGATCCCCGCCAGGGCTTTACTGCCTTCCGGCACCTTGGTCGAGCTGTTGTGTGGGCAACCAGAGCAGAAATACGGCATGCGGCGTACACCACCAAGCTCTTTAACGCCGGCGCGGCAAGCATCAACGGTTGCCAGCTTGTCGCTAAAATCAATGTTGAAAAAGCGCGCTAAACGCTCGGCGACAAAGCCTGCCAAGAGGCGCGGGCCCAGCTCTCCAACAAAGGGAATCAGCGGTTTGCCAGTTTCATCCTGCTTGCCGGTAACGATGACCTCGCCTGGATGGTCGGGTTCCGACATGTACTCCTTCAACTGGCTTTCAATAATGCCGCGCTTCTCTTCAATGACCAGCACTTCGCGCTTGCCATGAATAAACTCAAGAATGCCGGGGCGATGGAGCGGCCACACCATCCCGACCTTGTATATTTCTACCCCCAATTCACGCAGCTTCGCTTCATCCAGCCCCAATAAACGCAGCGCCTCAAGTAAATCCAGGTGGCCCTTGCCTGTGGTAACCAGCCCAAATGTCGCCTGTTCTTGGCGAAATAAGTACTGATCAATCGGGTTGGCCGTGGCAAACGCCTGAACGGCGGCCAGCTTGTGCTCAAGACGGGTCTCAAGCTGCGGCCCCGGCAAGTCAGGCCAGCGATAGTGCAGCCCTCCTTCCGGCGTATCGAAAGCTGGCGTTACATACTCAGGCAAAGGTGGCACCTCCACCGACGCGCCGCTCTCTACGGTTTCAGAAACGGCTTTGAAACCCACCCAGCAACCCGAGAAGCGTGACAGTGCATAGCCCCACAGCCCAAAGCGCTCATATTCCGCCAACGATGCGGGGCTTACGACCGGCATAAACCACGCCATAAAGGCGACATCCGACTGGTGTGGCATTGAGGATGACACACATCCATGGTCATCACCCGCGACCACCAGCACACCACCCGTCGGCGAGCTACCGTAGGCATTACCGTGCTTTAACGCATCGCCCGCGCGATCAACGCCTGGCCCTTTGCCGTACCACATGCCAAACACGCCATCTACTTGCTTATCGGGGTCTGTCTCCACCTGCTGGCAACCAAGCATCATGGTGGCAGCCAAGTCTTCGTTGATCGCAGGGACAAAATCGATGTGATGCGCTTCCATAGCGGCTTTCGCCCGCCAAATCTCTTGGTCCACACCGCCCAAGGGCGAACCACGATAGCCACTGATAAGCCCTGCCGTGTGGCGGCCATTGTGGCGATCAAGCTCCGCTTGGCGTAAGGCGATGCGCACCAATGCCTGGGTGCCCGTTAGAAAGACACGGCCTTCACCGCGGGTATAGCGATCAGCGAGCTGATAGTCATCAAGAAGATTGTCATTGAGAGAATTGTCATCGAGTGCATTATCGAGAGGCGGGGTAATAGAACCCGCCTGCTCAGCAATTGAGGGGGTTGTCATGAGAGTTCACCAGTACGGTTGAAGAGTTATGGTTGTAATACGCTTGAGTCTAGCCAAGAGCGCACTAAAGGTGCTTGCTAATTCACTCTTCAAACATCTGGTTATTAATCATTACTTTCATTTTTTTAGTTTTGACGCAATGATGTTCAACAAACCACAAATAAATGAAATGACACGATGAAAGAAGTAACCAAAGAAATCACCTTAGACAGGCATGATCAGCGCATTCTTACCCTGCTTCAGCAACAGGGTCGCATTACCAATAATGAGCTTGCCGAACAGATCGGGCTTTCCCCCGCCGCCTGCTGGCGACGCGTAAAGGCCTTGGAAGAGAGTGGCGTTATTCGCCGCTTTGCAGCGTTGGTGGAGCCCAGCCTAGTGGGCCAGCCACTGTCGGCACTGGTCATGGTGACGTTGGTTCGCCACCACATCGACAATACCGTCGAGTTCGAAAATCGCATTCTGCAATATCCAGAAGTGCTGCAGTGCTATGCCACCACCGGCAACGCCGATTTCGTATTGCGGGTAGTGATCGAAGACATGGCGGCTTATGACCGTTTTCTGAATGAAAAACTCTTCACCTTGGATGGTATTTCCCAGGTTAGCTCTAATTTCGTGCTACGTAATATTAAAGAAGAGACCGCTATCCCGATTCGTTGAAACCAGACGCGCACCGTAGCGTTGACATAATAGCGATAGCTAAGCCATTCCAGGTTAAAGAGGGGAAGGACTTTCTCCTCTTAACATCCCCCCTTATTTATATCCCCCTTTATATCCCTTTCTTAACTCGCCTGTGCTTGCCTTTAACTGCCCTCTTCATCCATTTGAATACCCTCGCGTGCCTCATTCATCGCTGCTATTACCTGGTTGATATCGGGTATCCGGTGGGCCAGTGCCAGTGCCAGCTGGGCAAGCAATCGTGTGTGCTGCGCCTCAGGCACCGAATCTAGCGTGACAGCCAGCTGTTCATAAACCTGTTCAAGGTCGGCAAACGGCAAAGCCGCTTGTGAAGAGGCTGTTGATGTCGATATCGCTGTCATGAGCATTCTTCTCCCAGTGCTGTCTTGAAGGCGGTGCTAAGGGAAGCAGCGTTAAGTGCTTTCCAGCGGGCAGTAATATGACGGTCAGGTCGTACTAAGTAAGCGCTTCCAGCACTGGCATCATAACCATCAAAGCAAGCACCCTGGTGATCAATCAATGTAGTAAAAAACGCCGGGCTGGCATGACGGGCAATCACCAACACATCCAGACTGCTGTAGTGTTTCTGAAGGTCAACTAAGGCGGCCTGTAGTTCAGGCGTGACGCCACCATCCTCACTAAACACCAGCAGGTTAAACCCCGTTCCCAAGTGGTCGAGCAAGAAGTTGTTTTCGCCTAATCGGCGATTGATTAACGGTGCGCCAGGTATCGGGCCTGCGCTAAACCCCTTGTCATCCTCTGCCGTCACTGAGCTTTCAGCATAGGTGTAGGGAGTGACCTGCCGTGGGTCGGCAAAACGACTTGCGTAGTCGTTACGTAGAGCCAACGATAACGCGGCATCTCGCATCAATCGATACCCCTGACTGGGAGGGGTCATAAAGCGGGTGCTCTTACCGGCATTCGCGAAGACCTCTAATGTGGCACCACGCCGCTCTGGACTATAGCTCTCCAACAGTTTCTCGGAAGCCTCGCCTTTGAGCACCCAGGCTAGCTTCCAGGCGGCGTTAACCGCATCGGCCAGCCCGTTGTTAAGCCCACGCACACCAAAAATAGGGACTAAATGGGCGCTGTCGCCAATAAACAGCACACGACCATGGCGATAATCGTCGAGGGCCAGCGTGTAGGCTTTGTAAAGGCTCCACCACTCAAGCTCCCACTCCCCCTCTTCGCCTAGCATCTCAATGATCATACCAACGCGTTCGCGAATAGCGCTCTCGGTAACGGCTTGATCCGGGTTTTCACCGGGCAACAGTTGATAGTCGATGCGCCAGATATCATCAGGCTGTTTATGCACCAGCAGAGTAGATTCAGGCATTACCGAAGGACTAAAAAAAGCCCTGCGCTCAGTTGGAAAGTCAGATTTCATGCGTACATCAGCAATCACATAGCGCCCTTCATAGGACTCACCGTGCAAGGGCAGGTCAAACGACTTGCGCACAACACTACGCCCACCATCCGCCGCAAGCAGATAGTCGGCTTCTAAGTGATATTCGCCCTCTGGGGTAGTCACACGCAGTGTTACGCCGGTATCACTTTGCGTGACATCGCTAACGGCCTGCTGCCAGCGCATTTCAATTAACGGACTTTCCATCGCCTTGTCGACCAGAAACTGCTCAATATACTGCTGTTGCAAGTTATACATTGGCAGAAAGCGCTCGTGCTCTGAGTGTGGCATCTCAAAACGATAGACTTCCTGATCATGGAAATAGGAGCGCCCTCGCGTCCAGCCAAGCGCTTTGTCGATAAATTGCTGCTCGACGCCTAATTGTTGGAGTATTTCCAAGCTATGACGGGAAAGACAGATCGCCCTGGAACCGTCATTGAGCGTCGCCTTATCATCAAGCAGTACAGACTGAACACCTTGACGCGCGAGTTCCAGCGCGGCGGCGACGCCAACGGGCCCTGCCCCCACAATGGCAACCCGGTGCTGCTTTCTCTCACCTTTCAATTCACCGGGACATACAAAGGGAAAATGCGGATAATCAAAATACAACGAGTCAAGCTCACCCTTGCCTGCTGGTCGCATGACATACTCCTATTACTGTTATTTTTAAAATTGGTGTTTTACGGAGGGCATATGGGCCGTATAGAGCGCTAGCCTACACTGAAGGTTTCGGGGGGGTTGTCCCGTAAAAAACGGGACATGACTGCCTTTAGCCACCAGCAGCTTTAGCTCATCTCGTGATGGCGGGGGACATATGAAAGAAACGACTAACACCCAGCTAATCGAACTGGGAAACCTTCTGCCAAGTGTGGCGACCTGCATTGAGGCCGTGGAAAGGGACAACTTCGAAAGCCAACTGCTCGCGTTACTGCATCAAGCCGTTGGTATCGAACAATGTATGATTTTTGGCTACTCGACGAGCGGTGAGATCGATTGTTTACTGGCCGCCAATCATCAGCTTCCACGCGTTGCTGATCGTCTGGCTCACATCTACGTAAGTGGCCTGTTCCGGCAGGATCCGAATTACCTGCAACTAAGCCAACTGGCAGGCCAGCCGGAAAATACATCTACCGACGCCTTGACCACCATGCAGGTTGAGGCAATGTCACCGGCATATCGTAGTCATCTATTTGCGTTTCCAGATCTTGTTGACAAGGTATCACTCAACATTGCCGCCAAAGAGGGCGCTTATTATCTTAATCTTTATCGAGGTACACGGAGAGGCCCCTTCACCTCAGCTAATCTGGATTGCTTAAATAGCTTAGCCCCGCTGTTGACCAGTTTAATTCGCCGCCATTACAGCAATGCCCCTGCCAGGCCCGAGCGGCTTAGTTCTTGCGAGGCTGCCGCGCTGGCCCCGCTATCCGAACGCGAGCGTCAGCTGTGCCTCTATCTACTACGTGGCCACACGCTCAAAACAGCGGCGGCCAAACTCGATATCGCTTTTTCAACCACTGAAACCTACCGCAAGCGTGCCTACGCCAAGCTCGGCGTAGCATCTAAGGCAGGCTTAGTCGCACTTTGCAAAGCGGGTACCTAGAATAAGATCTTCATAACGCTGTCATCGTCACTTGGTAGCAACCACGGCCCCGCCTTTTTGTTTCACTTGAAACCAACTTGATCCGCGTCAAGATAGTTTATCTCTCGTCGGTTGA is part of the Halomonas sp. GT genome and harbors:
- a CDS encoding multidrug effflux MFS transporter, translated to MLKLPSTATVMALAAVTALGPLATDMYLPAMPAMTEALNTGPDRIQLTLSLYMAGFALAQLLCGPISDRFGRRPVMIAGLSLFLAASLLCAWAPSVEWLLIGRFLQAFGGAAGPVLARASVRDIHGPIEAGRILSYMASTMALAPALAPVVGAGLLLFFGWESVFVVLALYAAVMLAVLIFMLPEPLAIEQRQSIHPRTIMANFRLLLSQRAFLGYTLVNAAAFSGLFAYLSGSSFVLIEYMGVAPTLYGVLFTLIVAGFFVGTLVSGRYSHRLGRDRLITQGTVVCATGGIVMAGLAAVGVHHPWAVVGPHMVFMLGVGILMPQTMAGALAPNPQCAGAASSLFGFLQMTIAAVVGGLVGQFHDGSSRTMALTIGLMGLLALLSHWLLVRRRKET
- a CDS encoding indolepyruvate ferredoxin oxidoreductase family protein — protein: MTTPSIAEQAGSITPPLDNALDDNSLNDNLLDDYQLADRYTRGEGRVFLTGTQALVRIALRQAELDRHNGRHTAGLISGYRGSPLGGVDQEIWRAKAAMEAHHIDFVPAINEDLAATMMLGCQQVETDPDKQVDGVFGMWYGKGPGVDRAGDALKHGNAYGSSPTGGVLVVAGDDHGCVSSSMPHQSDVAFMAWFMPVVSPASLAEYERFGLWGYALSRFSGCWVGFKAVSETVESGASVEVPPLPEYVTPAFDTPEGGLHYRWPDLPGPQLETRLEHKLAAVQAFATANPIDQYLFRQEQATFGLVTTGKGHLDLLEALRLLGLDEAKLRELGVEIYKVGMVWPLHRPGILEFIHGKREVLVIEEKRGIIESQLKEYMSEPDHPGEVIVTGKQDETGKPLIPFVGELGPRLLAGFVAERLARFFNIDFSDKLATVDACRAGVKELGGVRRMPYFCSGCPHNSSTKVPEGSKALAGIGCHFMASWMDRSTESLIQMGGEGVNWVGKSRFTGNGHIFQNLGEGTWFHSGSMAVRQAVAANVNITYKILFNDAVAMTGGQPVDGQINVPMIARQSLDEGVRRVMVVSDEPEKYRGHEKEFPKGVTFHGREEMDTLQRELREIPGCTVLIYDQACAAEKRRRRKRGLMEDPARRVFINHHVCEGCGDCSVQSNCLSVVPRETELGRKRKIDQSSCNKDMSCVGGFCPSFVTVEGGGLRKGQGVTADNAFWQRIAHLPNPAIATLTAPYDLLVGGVGGTGVVTVGQLITMAAHLEGKGSSVLDFMGFAQKGGAVLSYVRLASQPSELNQVRIEAGQADAMIACDMVVASSQKALNVLQPTTRIVANLAELATADYVLYRDADMQPSKRLNMLREAVGDERFASLDANRLAEQLLGDTVFSNMMMLGFAWQQGLVPLSEPALQRALELNGVAVEKNRQAFAWGRLAAVEPDYLQQHLDTMPLSANATLDDVVARNSRHLERYQNRAWAERYVTQVTKVREAEAALKGGQSLSEAVAHQLYRLMAYKDEYEVARLYTQSDFLDEVKATFSGDYQLTFHLAPPLLGGRKDAQGRPVKRRFGPWVLKAMGALAKMRGLRNTALDPFRFSADRKLDRALLADYEQLIDELVARLDGTNHATALALAKLPEEIRGFGPVRETAAEKANERRETLLKELREGRSKTIAVEAA
- a CDS encoding Lrp/AsnC family transcriptional regulator; its protein translation is MKEVTKEITLDRHDQRILTLLQQQGRITNNELAEQIGLSPAACWRRVKALEESGVIRRFAALVEPSLVGQPLSALVMVTLVRHHIDNTVEFENRILQYPEVLQCYATTGNADFVLRVVIEDMAAYDRFLNEKLFTLDGISQVSSNFVLRNIKEETAIPIR
- a CDS encoding FAD-dependent monooxygenase; translated protein: MRPAGKGELDSLYFDYPHFPFVCPGELKGERKQHRVAIVGAGPVGVAAALELARQGVQSVLLDDKATLNDGSRAICLSRHSLEILQQLGVEQQFIDKALGWTRGRSYFHDQEVYRFEMPHSEHERFLPMYNLQQQYIEQFLVDKAMESPLIEMRWQQAVSDVTQSDTGVTLRVTTPEGEYHLEADYLLAADGGRSVVRKSFDLPLHGESYEGRYVIADVRMKSDFPTERRAFFSPSVMPESTLLVHKQPDDIWRIDYQLLPGENPDQAVTESAIRERVGMIIEMLGEEGEWELEWWSLYKAYTLALDDYRHGRVLFIGDSAHLVPIFGVRGLNNGLADAVNAAWKLAWVLKGEASEKLLESYSPERRGATLEVFANAGKSTRFMTPPSQGYRLMRDAALSLALRNDYASRFADPRQVTPYTYAESSVTAEDDKGFSAGPIPGAPLINRRLGENNFLLDHLGTGFNLLVFSEDGGVTPELQAALVDLQKHYSSLDVLVIARHASPAFFTTLIDHQGACFDGYDASAGSAYLVRPDRHITARWKALNAASLSTAFKTALGEECS
- a CDS encoding helix-turn-helix transcriptional regulator; its protein translation is MKETTNTQLIELGNLLPSVATCIEAVERDNFESQLLALLHQAVGIEQCMIFGYSTSGEIDCLLAANHQLPRVADRLAHIYVSGLFRQDPNYLQLSQLAGQPENTSTDALTTMQVEAMSPAYRSHLFAFPDLVDKVSLNIAAKEGAYYLNLYRGTRRGPFTSANLDCLNSLAPLLTSLIRRHYSNAPARPERLSSCEAAALAPLSERERQLCLYLLRGHTLKTAAAKLDIAFSTTETYRKRAYAKLGVASKAGLVALCKAGT